Proteins found in one Bremerella volcania genomic segment:
- a CDS encoding sugar phosphate nucleotidyltransferase — translation MGKRIAVVLAAGKGTRMQSEMPKVLFPVLGRPMIEYVLDALREVGVEKIVCVVGYRAEDVQEALKSHDDIVFVQQTQQLGTGHAVQMCLDELKSTDGSVVVLAGDSPLVQSSSLGELFEAFEADGHACLLGTLKRDDPTGLGRIVRDDAGVFEGIVEEKDATPQQRTITEVNMSTYVFQAPRLVEALSRLTNDNAQGEYYLTDCPKILKGLGDKVDALPVLKACEAYSINSREQLAEVERVMAEIGYNKS, via the coding sequence ATGGGAAAGCGGATTGCAGTTGTTCTGGCTGCTGGTAAAGGGACCAGAATGCAGTCGGAGATGCCCAAGGTGCTGTTTCCAGTCCTGGGGCGTCCGATGATCGAGTATGTCCTGGACGCTCTAAGAGAGGTCGGGGTCGAGAAGATCGTCTGTGTCGTTGGTTACCGAGCCGAGGATGTGCAAGAGGCCCTCAAGTCGCACGACGACATCGTCTTCGTCCAGCAGACCCAGCAGCTTGGAACGGGCCATGCCGTTCAGATGTGCCTGGATGAGTTGAAGTCTACCGACGGCAGCGTGGTGGTGTTGGCTGGAGACTCGCCGCTGGTTCAGTCATCCTCGCTGGGTGAACTGTTCGAAGCCTTCGAGGCCGATGGCCACGCTTGCCTGTTGGGAACGCTCAAGCGGGACGATCCGACCGGTCTGGGCCGCATCGTTCGGGATGACGCAGGCGTGTTTGAAGGGATCGTCGAAGAGAAAGACGCCACGCCCCAGCAGCGGACCATTACCGAAGTGAACATGAGCACCTATGTGTTCCAGGCTCCTCGGTTGGTCGAGGCCCTTTCGCGACTCACCAACGACAATGCCCAGGGTGAGTATTACCTCACCGATTGCCCCAAGATTCTCAAAGGGCTGGGAGACAAGGTAGACGCCCTTCCGGTCCTCAAAGCATGTGAAGCGTACAGTATTAATTCGCGCGAGCAGTTGGCCGAGGTAGAGCGTGTGATGGCGGAAATTGGTTACAATAAGTCCTGA
- a CDS encoding protein kinase domain-containing protein — MADLTAEEFAQRVIDFNLLEHRQVEQVWSELGTREVSLGEFQNLMLRKELLTNYQVERVVKGLRTGYFYGDYKVLYLIGTGTFARVFRTVHKDTGKVVAAKVLRRRFSEDPKRASQFMTEGELGKGLRHPNICPIYEVHSETSMYQQGTSYFLIIEFIEGQNLRDLLRIRGKFSPKEATQLMIDITSGLAYAAERGLTHRDLKTSNVLISSRGRAKLVDFGLAAFAEQVNEDGQATNPRTVDYAGLEIATNAPRDDPRSDIYFAGAIYYHMLTGLLPLYETRDRQKRLAASRYLNIEPIAKVAPDLPRSVASVVLKAIETNPDRRYQTTGQMLMDLKMAAKRLELGDDSTAGEIRGKLEAQNEARIAKQFEGYNKTIMIVESNMEMQNILRDRLKKYGYRVLVISDPQRALSRFAEDSSPADIIVFSAIDMGQAALEGFNQFAEDIHTKDKPAVLIVKERQTAIRDAAELGENRAIMTMPVKVRDLRKLIHELLKDPLSPEEIDAEAEAAQ; from the coding sequence ATGGCAGATCTTACCGCTGAAGAATTTGCGCAGCGCGTTATCGACTTCAATCTCCTCGAACATCGCCAGGTCGAACAGGTCTGGAGCGAACTGGGAACGCGAGAAGTCTCGTTGGGTGAATTCCAGAATCTGATGCTCCGTAAAGAGCTGTTGACCAATTATCAGGTCGAACGCGTCGTCAAAGGCCTGCGTACCGGGTACTTCTACGGCGACTATAAGGTTCTGTACCTGATTGGTACTGGTACCTTCGCGCGGGTTTTCCGAACCGTGCACAAGGACACCGGCAAAGTGGTGGCCGCCAAGGTGCTGCGGCGTCGTTTCAGCGAAGATCCCAAGCGTGCCTCGCAGTTCATGACCGAAGGGGAACTTGGCAAGGGGCTGCGTCACCCGAACATCTGCCCGATCTACGAGGTGCACTCCGAAACGTCGATGTACCAGCAGGGAACCAGCTATTTCCTAATTATTGAGTTCATCGAAGGGCAAAACCTGCGTGACTTGTTGCGGATTCGAGGCAAGTTCAGCCCGAAAGAAGCCACCCAACTGATGATCGACATCACCTCGGGCCTGGCTTACGCCGCCGAACGTGGCCTGACGCACCGCGACTTGAAGACGTCGAACGTGCTCATCTCGTCGCGTGGCCGTGCCAAGCTCGTCGACTTTGGTCTGGCCGCATTTGCCGAACAGGTCAACGAAGATGGCCAGGCAACGAACCCTCGTACGGTCGACTACGCCGGTCTCGAAATCGCGACCAACGCCCCGCGTGACGATCCACGCAGCGATATCTACTTCGCTGGAGCGATCTACTACCACATGCTGACCGGCTTGCTTCCTCTGTATGAAACGCGTGACCGACAGAAACGCTTGGCGGCCAGTCGTTACTTGAACATCGAGCCGATTGCCAAGGTCGCCCCGGACCTGCCGCGTTCGGTGGCTTCCGTCGTGCTCAAAGCGATCGAAACCAACCCCGATCGCCGTTATCAGACGACCGGTCAGATGCTGATGGATCTGAAGATGGCCGCCAAACGGTTAGAACTCGGCGACGATTCCACCGCAGGCGAAATCCGCGGAAAGCTCGAAGCACAAAACGAAGCCCGCATCGCCAAGCAGTTCGAAGGCTACAATAAGACGATCATGATCGTCGAATCGAACATGGAAATGCAGAATATCCTGCGTGACCGCCTGAAGAAGTATGGCTACCGCGTCCTGGTGATCAGCGATCCTCAGCGTGCTTTAAGCCGTTTCGCCGAAGATTCTTCCCCGGCCGACATCATCGTGTTCAGCGCGATCGACATGGGACAGGCAGCACTGGAAGGCTTCAATCAATTCGCCGAAGACATCCACACCAAGGACAAACCGGCCGTGTTGATCGTGAAGGAACGCCAGACAGCGATTCGCGATGCTGCCGAATTGGGCGAAAACCGAGCCATCATGACGATGCCGGTCAAGGTTCGCGACCTTCGAAAGCTGATTCACGAGCTGCTGAAAGATCCGCTTTCGCCCGAAGAAATCGACGCCGAAGCAGAAGCCGCGCAGTAG
- a CDS encoding uracil-DNA glycosylase — MDEPEIRRVLLQQAQAWRSSGVELVAKQAGLDLPVTPVEPPPNEPEIPAPQGVSEMPKPKKTETISAAKPAVKPVAMPTLPSSSDEPWLAAYAKLSAARRQEELDQLKATVAGCTLCAELAKTRTQTVFGVGSPTARIAFFGEAPGADEDRQGEPFVGRAGKLLTQIIEACTFQRGDVYILNTLKCRPPGNRNPSTEENENCRPYFERQLEIIQPEYIVCLGRFAITNLLQSTAPIGKLRGKFHPYRGSKVVVTYHPAYLLRNPSAKKDVWEDMKMMLKDMGIAIPKPAK; from the coding sequence ATGGACGAGCCTGAAATTCGCCGCGTTCTTCTTCAACAGGCCCAGGCCTGGCGGTCGTCGGGTGTGGAGCTAGTCGCCAAACAGGCCGGGCTCGATCTTCCCGTTACGCCAGTCGAACCACCCCCAAACGAACCGGAAATCCCCGCACCGCAAGGAGTCAGCGAGATGCCTAAGCCGAAGAAGACCGAGACCATTTCGGCAGCGAAACCGGCGGTGAAGCCTGTCGCGATGCCCACGCTGCCCAGTTCTTCGGACGAGCCTTGGCTGGCTGCGTATGCCAAGCTCTCGGCAGCCAGGCGGCAGGAAGAACTCGATCAACTGAAAGCGACCGTGGCAGGATGTACGCTTTGCGCAGAGTTGGCGAAAACGCGAACGCAAACGGTCTTCGGGGTTGGTAGCCCGACGGCGCGGATCGCTTTCTTTGGCGAAGCCCCTGGAGCGGACGAGGATCGACAGGGAGAGCCGTTCGTGGGACGAGCAGGCAAGCTGCTGACCCAGATCATCGAGGCTTGCACGTTCCAGCGAGGGGACGTGTACATCCTGAACACGCTCAAGTGCCGCCCGCCGGGCAATCGAAATCCGAGCACGGAAGAAAATGAGAACTGTCGTCCCTACTTTGAGAGACAGTTAGAAATCATCCAGCCGGAGTACATCGTTTGCCTGGGACGATTCGCGATCACGAACCTGCTTCAGTCGACCGCCCCGATCGGTAAGCTCCGCGGCAAGTTTCATCCGTACCGCGGCAGCAAGGTCGTGGTGACGTATCACCCGGCGTACCTGCTGCGCAATCCTTCGGCCAAGAAGGACGTCTGGGAAGACATGAAGATGATGCTGAAGGACATGGGAATCGCGATTCCCAAACCGGCGAAGTAG
- the ssb gene encoding single-stranded DNA-binding protein produces MASFNRVILVGNLTRDIEVRYVSNGGLAVTELGLAVNDRRKNQSGEWVDETTFVDVTLWGRTAEIASEYLSKGSSVLIEGRLKLDTWETDGQKRSKLRVVGEKMQMLGGREGGGGGSRGGSRPPQRQSQPQGGGGHNQGGSSDYDSYDDGSFGGPGSQGAADDDIPF; encoded by the coding sequence ATGGCAAGTTTCAACCGAGTTATTCTGGTCGGGAACCTGACACGGGACATTGAAGTCCGCTATGTTTCCAACGGGGGACTGGCCGTTACCGAGCTGGGCTTGGCGGTGAACGATCGGCGAAAGAACCAAAGTGGCGAATGGGTCGATGAAACGACCTTTGTGGATGTGACCTTGTGGGGACGCACCGCGGAAATCGCCAGTGAATATTTGAGCAAGGGCTCGTCCGTGTTAATCGAAGGACGACTCAAGCTCGACACGTGGGAAACGGACGGACAGAAGCGATCCAAGCTTCGTGTGGTCGGCGAGAAGATGCAGATGCTCGGCGGACGCGAAGGGGGCGGCGGAGGAAGCCGCGGCGGATCGCGACCTCCCCAGCGTCAATCGCAGCCACAGGGTGGTGGCGGTCACAACCAGGGCGGGTCCAGCGACTACGATTCCTACGATGACGGCAGCTTCGGCGGACCTGGTTCGCAAGGGGCGGCCGACGACGACATTCCGTTTTAG
- the rpsF gene encoding 30S ribosomal protein S6, producing MAAYVYEGMFILDSNRYGKDPSGVSGKINALVEKLGGEILVSRMWAEQRLAYPIDGHRRGTYWLTYFRLDSSKMEELNYACNISDDMLRYLFIKQDPRLVDMLIAHAEGHEFAGDDDSDDTGSDDDEEVSSEDEEETVEAAD from the coding sequence TTGGCGGCTTACGTTTACGAAGGGATGTTCATTCTGGACTCCAATCGCTATGGAAAGGATCCCAGTGGGGTCTCCGGAAAAATCAACGCCCTGGTGGAAAAGCTGGGCGGCGAAATCCTGGTCAGCCGCATGTGGGCGGAACAACGCCTGGCGTACCCGATCGACGGGCATCGTCGTGGAACCTACTGGTTGACCTACTTCCGCTTGGACAGTTCCAAGATGGAAGAGTTGAACTACGCATGTAACATCAGCGACGACATGCTGCGTTACCTCTTCATCAAGCAAGATCCACGCCTGGTCGACATGCTGATCGCACACGCTGAAGGACACGAGTTCGCCGGCGATGACGATTCGGATGACACCGGCTCGGACGATGACGAAGAAGTTTCGTCGGAAGATGAAGAAGAAACGGTAGAAGCTGCCGACTAG
- a CDS encoding co-chaperone GroES: MAKSTRSKVIEYVEPIGARVLVRKDEPKRTTKGGIALPDQAEIPTITGRIVAISTQIENDEDFPLRQYDKILFHPKEAIPVDFETDNQLFVVPVEDVVAVFRRETGSKASKSDED; the protein is encoded by the coding sequence ATGGCCAAATCGACCCGCAGTAAAGTCATCGAGTACGTCGAACCAATCGGTGCCCGCGTTCTTGTTCGCAAGGATGAACCGAAACGGACGACCAAGGGGGGCATCGCGTTGCCGGATCAAGCCGAGATCCCGACGATTACCGGGCGAATCGTGGCCATTTCGACCCAAATCGAAAATGACGAAGACTTTCCGCTTCGTCAGTACGATAAGATCCTCTTCCACCCGAAGGAAGCGATTCCGGTCGACTTCGAGACCGACAACCAGCTGTTTGTCGTCCCGGTCGAGGACGTCGTGGCCGTCTTTCGCCGTGAAACCGGCTCGAAGGCCTCGAAAAGCGACGAGGATTAG
- a CDS encoding arginyltransferase, translating into MSHRYGAKFIDVEETCPYLPNRLAVLPFYLTDFRAEPEAFDQALAEGVRRSGIFIYHTQCPGCCACEPIRIPVEDFEPRRRHRRVLKKAEAELRVEIGEPIIDRKRVELYNKHKVGRGLGEPGSEIDLRSLKEFIGITCCDSREFRYYRGDDLVGVAIADVGRQAMSAVYCYFDSELSELGIGNFSVLKQIEACRAWGLKYLYLGFYVAGNAHMKYKASYLPHERRIDGVWQRFE; encoded by the coding sequence ATGAGTCATCGCTACGGGGCGAAATTCATCGACGTCGAAGAGACGTGCCCCTACCTGCCCAACCGGCTGGCGGTGCTCCCGTTCTATCTGACCGACTTTCGTGCCGAGCCGGAAGCATTCGATCAGGCGCTGGCCGAAGGGGTTCGGCGCTCCGGCATCTTCATCTACCACACGCAGTGCCCTGGCTGTTGTGCCTGCGAGCCGATCCGTATCCCCGTCGAAGATTTCGAGCCCCGTCGGCGTCATCGCCGAGTTTTGAAGAAGGCCGAGGCGGAACTTCGCGTTGAGATCGGCGAGCCGATTATCGATCGCAAGCGGGTTGAACTCTACAACAAGCACAAAGTCGGACGAGGACTCGGCGAGCCTGGCAGCGAAATTGACCTGCGAAGCTTGAAAGAGTTCATCGGCATTACTTGCTGCGACAGCCGAGAATTCCGCTACTATCGCGGCGATGACCTGGTGGGTGTCGCCATCGCCGACGTCGGCCGCCAGGCCATGTCGGCCGTCTACTGCTATTTCGACTCCGAATTGAGCGAATTGGGGATCGGCAATTTCTCGGTACTCAAACAGATCGAAGCTTGCCGCGCGTGGGGTCTGAAGTATTTGTATCTCGGCTTCTACGTCGCCGGAAACGCCCACATGAAGTACAAGGCCAGCTATTTGCCGCACGAACGACGGATCGATGGAGTTTGGCAGCGTTTTGAATAG
- a CDS encoding ribose-phosphate diphosphokinase: MREIKIFSGRANQKLAEDVCNFLHLKLGRVSLGEFPDGEIQCKIDEDVRGRDVFLVQPTCPPVNNNLMELLVMIDSCRRASAERITAVIPYYGYARQDRKDEGRVPITAKLVADLITSAGADRVLTMDLHAAQIQGFFNVPVDHLNASPVLNHYFLSLGVPTEDLCVVSPDAGSIKRAVTHHRRLNGELAIVDKRRTSAHETTTKNIIGGPVEGKIAVIFDDMISTAGSICGAAKVVHKAGAREIYIAATHGVLCGPAVARLQAAPIKELILTDTIPQKSQDLLTNMRVLSVAPLLGEAIKRIHNDESISALFRENIA, encoded by the coding sequence ATGCGTGAGATCAAAATCTTTAGCGGTCGCGCTAACCAAAAGCTTGCCGAAGATGTCTGCAACTTCCTGCATCTAAAGCTGGGGCGAGTTTCTCTGGGCGAGTTCCCCGATGGTGAAATTCAATGCAAGATCGACGAAGACGTCCGCGGTCGCGACGTTTTCCTCGTGCAGCCGACTTGTCCGCCGGTGAACAATAATCTGATGGAATTGCTGGTGATGATCGACAGTTGTCGACGGGCCAGTGCCGAGCGTATCACCGCGGTGATCCCCTATTACGGCTACGCTCGTCAGGACCGCAAAGACGAAGGTCGCGTGCCGATTACTGCCAAACTGGTCGCCGATCTGATCACCAGTGCGGGAGCGGACCGGGTGCTGACGATGGACCTGCATGCCGCTCAGATCCAGGGCTTCTTCAACGTTCCGGTCGATCACCTGAATGCCTCGCCGGTGCTGAATCATTACTTCCTGAGCTTGGGCGTTCCGACGGAAGATTTGTGCGTGGTCAGCCCCGATGCTGGCAGCATTAAACGCGCCGTGACCCACCATCGCCGACTCAACGGCGAATTGGCGATCGTCGACAAACGCCGCACCAGTGCCCACGAAACGACGACCAAAAACATCATCGGCGGGCCGGTCGAAGGGAAGATTGCCGTGATCTTCGACGACATGATCAGCACGGCAGGCTCGATCTGCGGTGCGGCCAAGGTCGTGCATAAGGCCGGCGCAAGAGAGATTTACATCGCCGCCACCCACGGAGTGCTTTGCGGTCCGGCCGTTGCCCGTCTGCAAGCCGCACCGATCAAGGAACTGATTCTGACCGATACGATTCCGCAGAAATCGCAGGACCTGCTGACCAACATGCGGGTGCTATCGGTTGCTCCACTTCTGGGGGAGGCGATCAAGCGAATTCATAACGACGAGTCGATTAGTGCCCTGTTCCGCGAGAACATTGCCTAA
- the dnaB gene encoding replicative DNA helicase gives MATGSKSKKRRFDDREEVTTNLLDNQPPCSIESEQCVLGSIILLPDVLDDVIMILRPEDFYDEANKKLFEHMVDLHNSGRKIDITLLSEHLRDAGDWEFCGGAAYLATVARSVPHAAHAVSYAEIVRKKATSRNLIIAATDILQDAYQEAGKPEELIGRAEQKIFSILDGRDSRSMASMREIVTEAMERIDARLRGEANEDGVLTGFNDLDEMTSGFHGSQLLILAARPAMGKTAFAMNIAENIAVHGKVPVLFVSLEMGSVELCDRLLCSVARVNGHRLRNGTLSNEDRARLIEKSSLVGEAPLFVDDSPSRTVAEIAASARRIIRNEKRLGLIVIDYLQLIEPDNADDPRQEQVAKIARRLKGLAREMNVPILCLAQLNRQAEVSKDNKPKLSHLRESGAIEQDADVVMFVHREEYYHHGEEREQYAGQAEIIIGKQRAGPVGEVKLTWLKDFTRFENAFDREPDDFSAFNQGGEGGF, from the coding sequence TTGGCTACCGGCAGCAAATCCAAGAAGCGGCGATTCGACGATCGAGAAGAGGTAACGACTAACCTGCTCGATAACCAGCCGCCGTGCAGCATTGAGTCGGAACAGTGCGTGCTCGGCAGTATCATCCTGCTGCCCGACGTGCTAGACGACGTGATCATGATTCTGCGTCCCGAGGACTTCTACGACGAGGCGAACAAGAAGCTCTTCGAACACATGGTCGACCTGCACAACAGCGGTCGGAAGATCGATATCACGCTGCTTAGCGAACATCTGCGTGATGCCGGCGACTGGGAGTTCTGCGGTGGTGCCGCCTACCTGGCAACGGTTGCCCGCAGCGTTCCGCACGCGGCTCATGCGGTCAGCTATGCCGAGATCGTCCGCAAGAAGGCGACCAGCCGGAACCTGATCATCGCGGCGACCGACATCCTACAGGATGCCTACCAGGAAGCCGGCAAGCCGGAAGAATTGATCGGCCGGGCAGAACAGAAGATCTTCAGCATCCTCGACGGTCGCGACAGCCGCAGCATGGCCAGCATGCGCGAGATCGTGACCGAAGCCATGGAACGCATCGACGCTCGTCTTCGCGGCGAGGCGAACGAAGACGGCGTGCTGACGGGCTTCAACGATCTCGATGAAATGACGAGCGGTTTCCATGGCAGCCAACTGCTGATTCTGGCCGCTCGACCCGCCATGGGTAAGACGGCGTTCGCCATGAACATTGCCGAAAACATCGCCGTGCACGGCAAAGTACCCGTGCTGTTTGTCAGCTTGGAAATGGGATCGGTCGAACTTTGCGATCGTCTGCTGTGCAGCGTTGCTCGCGTGAACGGCCATCGTCTGCGAAACGGAACGCTCAGCAATGAAGACCGGGCTCGGTTGATCGAGAAGTCCTCGCTGGTCGGCGAAGCGCCCCTGTTTGTCGACGACTCTCCCAGCCGAACGGTGGCCGAAATTGCCGCATCAGCGCGGCGCATCATTCGTAATGAGAAACGTCTGGGCCTGATCGTGATCGATTACTTACAGTTAATCGAACCCGACAATGCCGACGATCCTCGACAGGAACAGGTGGCCAAGATTGCCCGGCGATTGAAGGGTTTGGCGCGTGAGATGAACGTGCCGATTCTGTGCCTGGCGCAGCTCAATCGTCAGGCCGAAGTTTCCAAAGACAACAAGCCGAAGTTGAGTCACCTCCGCGAATCGGGGGCCATCGAACAGGACGCCGACGTCGTGATGTTCGTGCACCGTGAAGAGTACTATCACCATGGCGAGGAACGCGAACAGTACGCCGGTCAGGCCGAAATCATCATCGGTAAGCAGCGAGCAGGCCCGGTGGGAGAAGTCAAACTGACCTGGCTCAAAGACTTCACGCGCTTCGAGAACGCGTTCGACCGCGAGCCGGATGACTTCTCGGCGTTCAACCAAGGAGGCGAGGGAGGCTTTTAG
- a CDS encoding FAD-dependent oxidoreductase, translated as MSCAILCIAILGTSGSTLQAETKSADVIVYGSTPGGFCAAIAAAREGASVILLEPTSHVGGVNTGGLSFSDSNQTVRSTVMGLFDEWHRRIEADYQARGVSLPYVVSVKDNAKWTYEPHVAMRVTMAMLTEAGVEVLPEHVLQSAKMNGKTIEQLVTNQGAFQAKTYVDATYEGDLLAAANVSWTIGREAKAEYGESLAGKRYPKGKMKIDGFDADGNLLPLITTAEPGEEAEGDGLVMVYSFRLCLTAEAGNRVPMPKPDHYDPARFEAIRRYIASGGRSYGIDLYPLPGKKFDGNNSIGGQFSLGLVGACNGWSEAGQAGRDKIFEQHKQYTLEFYHFLTTDPAVPKDVRDKYSRLGLCRDEFAATDHFPPQLYVREGRRMQGMYVVSQKDILESPEKEDPIAVSSFPIDSHDCRRVAFSDGTVADEGTIFPVRIPGRPHGYAYHIPYRSIVPKPSECDNLLVPVAMSCTHVGISSIRVEPTWMIIGQSAGIAAAMAAKQGKGVQSLSYPELRERLLAQGQVLELPELPELTRSPVASSIASKSLPGIVLDDSAAKLEGTWASSSNFKPCIDGSYRHDEAKGDGTATATFEFKVPQGGKYEVRMAYSAHPTRAKKVPLTLTSGSNTVELTVDQTIPLPSGEAFRKIGKVNLTADEVVKIVIQNRDTDGFVILDAIQLLPVK; from the coding sequence ATGTCTTGTGCTATCTTGTGCATCGCGATTCTTGGCACCTCAGGAAGTACACTTCAGGCGGAAACGAAATCAGCCGACGTGATCGTCTACGGCTCGACGCCAGGCGGTTTTTGTGCGGCGATTGCGGCCGCGAGGGAAGGGGCTTCAGTGATCCTATTGGAACCGACCTCGCATGTTGGCGGCGTGAATACAGGTGGATTGAGCTTCAGCGACTCGAACCAAACCGTGCGTTCAACCGTGATGGGGCTGTTCGACGAATGGCATCGGCGGATTGAAGCCGATTACCAAGCTCGTGGCGTTTCGCTTCCGTATGTCGTCAGCGTGAAGGACAACGCCAAGTGGACCTACGAGCCGCACGTCGCGATGCGCGTCACGATGGCGATGCTCACCGAAGCTGGTGTTGAGGTTCTACCAGAGCACGTGCTGCAGTCGGCAAAGATGAACGGGAAAACCATCGAGCAACTCGTCACCAACCAGGGAGCCTTCCAGGCAAAAACGTATGTCGACGCCACTTACGAAGGAGACTTGCTGGCGGCGGCGAACGTCAGCTGGACGATCGGACGCGAAGCAAAGGCAGAGTACGGTGAGTCACTCGCCGGAAAGCGTTATCCGAAGGGAAAGATGAAAATTGACGGCTTCGATGCCGATGGAAATTTGCTTCCACTGATAACAACAGCTGAGCCAGGAGAAGAAGCGGAAGGGGATGGCCTGGTAATGGTCTATAGCTTTCGGCTGTGCTTGACTGCCGAGGCTGGCAATCGCGTGCCGATGCCGAAGCCTGATCATTATGATCCGGCTCGGTTTGAAGCGATCCGACGCTACATCGCTTCCGGCGGTCGCAGCTATGGGATCGATCTTTATCCGTTACCGGGCAAGAAGTTCGATGGCAATAATTCGATCGGCGGGCAGTTCTCGTTGGGGCTCGTCGGGGCATGTAACGGTTGGAGTGAAGCCGGTCAGGCCGGGCGTGACAAGATTTTCGAGCAGCACAAACAGTACACGCTTGAGTTCTATCACTTTCTGACCACCGACCCAGCGGTGCCGAAGGATGTTCGGGACAAATATTCGCGGCTCGGTTTATGTAGAGACGAGTTCGCTGCGACCGATCACTTTCCGCCTCAGTTGTATGTCCGTGAAGGACGGCGCATGCAGGGGATGTACGTCGTCAGTCAGAAGGACATTTTAGAGTCGCCGGAGAAGGAAGATCCGATCGCGGTATCGTCCTTCCCAATCGATTCTCATGATTGTCGGCGTGTGGCTTTTTCCGATGGAACGGTTGCCGACGAAGGAACGATCTTTCCGGTTCGCATCCCCGGCCGACCGCACGGATACGCGTATCACATTCCTTATCGTTCGATCGTGCCAAAACCCAGTGAGTGCGATAACTTGCTGGTCCCGGTGGCCATGTCGTGCACGCACGTGGGCATTTCTTCGATTCGGGTCGAGCCTACCTGGATGATTATCGGGCAGAGTGCTGGCATTGCTGCCGCGATGGCGGCGAAACAAGGGAAGGGAGTGCAATCGCTTTCCTATCCTGAGCTTCGTGAACGACTGCTGGCTCAAGGGCAAGTCCTGGAGTTACCAGAGCTGCCCGAACTTACTCGCTCGCCGGTTGCCAGTAGCATCGCATCGAAGAGCTTGCCAGGCATCGTGCTGGACGACTCCGCCGCTAAGTTAGAAGGAACGTGGGCCAGTTCATCGAACTTCAAGCCCTGCATCGATGGCAGCTATCGGCACGACGAAGCCAAAGGGGACGGTACCGCGACGGCAACGTTCGAGTTTAAAGTCCCCCAGGGTGGTAAGTACGAGGTCCGCATGGCGTACTCAGCTCATCCTACCCGGGCCAAAAAGGTCCCGCTGACGCTGACAAGCGGCTCGAATACGGTCGAACTGA
- the pth gene encoding aminoacyl-tRNA hydrolase, translating to MKLVVGLGNPGKKYEGTRHNVGFDVLETLSKRHAASPPKSKFNGQLTEVGVRGEKLMLLWPHTFMNKSGNSVRPAFDFYKLTLEDVLIVCDDFNLPLAKLRLKGKGSAGGQNGLADVIQKLGSDEVPRLRVGIGPPREGADVAGYVLSNFAKAEKPEMDVCIERAASVVEDWAAYGLVHTMNQCNG from the coding sequence ATGAAACTCGTTGTCGGGCTCGGAAATCCAGGGAAAAAGTACGAAGGTACGCGGCATAACGTCGGCTTCGACGTGCTGGAGACGTTGTCCAAGCGACACGCGGCCTCGCCGCCTAAGTCGAAGTTCAACGGTCAACTGACGGAGGTGGGGGTGCGTGGCGAAAAGCTGATGTTGCTTTGGCCGCACACTTTCATGAACAAGAGTGGAAACAGTGTTCGTCCGGCGTTCGATTTTTACAAATTGACGCTGGAAGACGTTTTGATCGTCTGCGATGATTTCAATCTTCCCCTGGCCAAGTTACGGCTTAAAGGGAAAGGTTCGGCAGGCGGGCAGAACGGATTGGCCGATGTGATTCAAAAGCTCGGCTCGGATGAGGTGCCTCGACTGCGTGTCGGAATTGGACCTCCCCGGGAAGGAGCGGATGTGGCTGGATATGTCTTGAGCAACTTCGCCAAGGCGGAAAAGCCAGAGATGGACGTATGCATCGAAAGGGCCGCTTCAGTCGTTGAAGACTGGGCCGCTTACGGACTGGTGCACACGATGAATCAATGCAACGGATAA
- the rplI gene encoding 50S ribosomal protein L9, with protein sequence MPTRSEKHKARPWKRLPKGKHGGIELLLIQSVDHLGKPGDVVEVRPGYANNYLIPQGLATIATTHHKRMVEKHKAKLAEIEKSRLAGLRAIADLLNRQSVTIEANANDEGHLYGSVGQAEIVAALKEQNFTVTPDQVRLQGPLKELGLYTVKIHLHAEIESELKVWVVPTVSGD encoded by the coding sequence ATGCCAACTCGATCTGAAAAGCACAAAGCCCGTCCTTGGAAGCGTTTGCCAAAAGGCAAGCACGGCGGTATCGAACTGTTGTTGATCCAATCGGTGGATCACCTGGGCAAGCCTGGCGACGTTGTCGAAGTTCGCCCCGGTTATGCCAACAACTACCTGATCCCACAGGGGCTGGCGACCATCGCGACCACCCACCACAAGCGGATGGTCGAAAAGCACAAGGCCAAGCTGGCTGAGATCGAAAAGTCGCGTCTGGCTGGTCTGCGTGCCATCGCGGATCTGTTGAACCGCCAAAGTGTTACCATCGAAGCCAATGCCAACGACGAAGGTCACCTGTACGGTAGCGTCGGTCAGGCCGAAATCGTGGCTGCTTTGAAAGAACAGAACTTCACCGTGACCCCCGACCAGGTTCGCCTGCAAGGTCCGCTGAAGGAACTCGGTTTGTATACCGTCAAGATTCACCTTCATGCCGAAATCGAATCGGAATTGAAGGTTTGGGTTGTTCCGACCGTCTCCGGCGACTAG